One segment of Solanum lycopersicum chromosome 1, SLM_r2.1 DNA contains the following:
- the LOC101258600 gene encoding folate-binding protein 1, producing MELKWQFSLVLLLATSFHLQLHYVSGKDNGVCISPGGRFPRFSNEGKPPRKVKKGPRDLNLCRVFRGKTCCDVTQTHPAFMSIRRLASTGEASQECLHLWEMLECSICDPRVGVQAGPPVLCTSFCDKVYQACSNAYFSIDAKTQVLAPCAVNDFVCGRASEWISNGTELCRVAGFSVKSLSDDPEEVSCYGGKSSVDYIADSWRTSRSKVQEKADSSGLVEDFKQWLEDMTFKERISWAVGGMVLTAGLLFTSQRKSHRQRQKLAALQRTAKKLEGRGSPRSPTTLGSLKGS from the exons ATGGAATTGAAATGGCAATTCTCTTTGGTACTGCTGTTGGCGACATCCTTTCACCTTCAACTACACTACGTTTCAG GTAAAGATAATGGAGTTTGTATTTCACCTGGTGGTCGCTTTCCAAGATTTTCAAATGAAGGAAAACCtccaagaaaagtaaaaaaggGCCCAAGAGATTTGAACCTCTGTAGGGTATTTCGCGGGAAAACTTGCTGTGATGTAACACAGACACATCCTGCTTTTATGTCCATTAGGAGGCTTGCTTCAACCGGAGAAGCGAGCCAGGAGTGCTTGCACTTATGGGAGATGTTAGAATGTTCAATCTGTGATCCACGTGTTGGTGTGCAGGCTGGACCACCTGTTTTATGCACCTCTTTCTGTGACAAAGTATACCAAGCCTGCTCCAACGCATACTTCTCCATTGATGCTAAGACACAG GTTTTAGCACCCTGTGCTGTAAACGACTTTGTGTGTGGTAGAGCGTCCGAATGGATCTCTAATGGGACAGAGCTCTGCCGCGTTGCAGGTTTTTCGGTGAAGTCTTTGTCTGATGATCCAGAAGAAGTTTCTTGCTATGGTGGAAAATCTAGTGTGGATTATATTGCCGATTCATGGCGAACTTCACGATCCAAGGTGCAAGAGAAAGCTGACAGTTCTGGATTAGTGGAAGATTTCAAGCAATGGCTGGAGGACATGACATTTAAAGAGAGAATATCTTGGGCTGTAGGAGGCATGGTTCTTACAGCAGGACTTCTATTTACCAG TCAAAGGAAAAGCCATAGGCAACGCCAGAAACTAGCGGCCCTCCAACGTACTGCTAAGAAATTAGAAGGAAGGGGGAGTCCAAGATCTCCTACAACTTTAGGAAGCCTAAAGGGAAGTTAA
- the LOC101258308 gene encoding serine/threonine-protein phosphatase PP1 produces the protein MEGLMEKGVLDDIIGRLLEEKGGKQVQLSEAEIRQLCVNARQIFLSQPNLLRIRAPVRICGDIHGQFQDLLRLFEYGGYPPSANYLFLGDYVDRGKQSLETICLLLAYKIRYPDKIFLLRGNHEDAKINRVYGFYDECKRRFNVRLWKIFTDCFNCLPVAALIDEKILCMHGGISPELKSLDLINEIERPAEIPDGGLLCDLLWADPDPRIKGWSDSDRGVSCTFGPDVVAEFLAKNELDLICRGHQVVEDGYEFFAKRRLVTLFSAPNYGGEFDNAGALLSVDEQLVCSFEILKPVLSSSSKLPLKKPPKAGGM, from the exons ATGGAGGGATTGATGGAAAAAGGGGTATTGGATGATATAATTGGGAGGTTATTAGAAGAGAAGGGAGGGAAACAAGTTCAGCTATCTGAGGCTGAGATCCGACAGCTTTGTGTGAATGCCAGACAGATTTTCCTCTCTCAGCCTAATCTCCTCAGGATTCGTGCCCCCGTTAGGATCTGTG GTGACATACATGGGCAATTCCAAGACTTATTAAGACTTTTTGAATATGGAGGGTATCCTCCTTCAGCAAACTACCTTTTTCTTGGAGATTATGTGGATAGAGGCAAGCAGAGTTTAGAAACAATATGTTTGCTCTTGGCTTACAAAATAAGGTATCCAGACAAGATCTTCCTCCTTAGGGGGAACCATGAAGATGCGAAAATCAACAGGGTCTACGGATTTTATGATGAATGTAAAAGGAGATTCAACGTTAGGCTATGGAAGATATTTACAGATTGCTTTAATTGCTTGCCTGTTGCTGCACTTATAGATGAAAAGATACTTTGCATGCATGGTGGAATTTCGCCAGAGCTAAAAAGTTTGGACCTAATAAACGAAATTGAGCGGCCAGCGGAGATTCCAGATGGTGGATTGTTGTGTGATCTGTTGTGGGCTGATCCTGATCCTAGAATTAAGGGTTGGTCAGATAGTGATCGAGGTGTTTCTTGTACTTTTGGACCGGATGTAGTTGCTGAATTTTTGGCTAAGAATGAGTTAGACCTCATCTGCCGGGGTCATCAG gtGGTGGAAGATGGATATGAATTTTTTGCTAAGCGAAGACTTGTGACTCTATTTTCCGCTCCCAATTATGGTGGAGAATTTGATAATGCAGGTGCCTTGTTAAGCGTTGATGAGCAACTTGTGTGTTCCTTCGAAATATTGAAACCGGTATTATCTAGCAGTTCAAAGTTGCCCCTTAAAAAG CCACCCAAGGCTGGAGGGATGTGA